A stretch of the Enoplosus armatus isolate fEnoArm2 chromosome 13, fEnoArm2.hap1, whole genome shotgun sequence genome encodes the following:
- the rtn2b gene encoding reticulon-2b, giving the protein MATKLMDLVYWRNMRKTGVVFTGLVISLASLFQLSVITVLAHICLGVMCVTFSLRLYYKLLELLRWNPGVHPFQSYLDHDSTLTDKETVMLVEEVVLLIAFAITKIKCLLFIDSMIDSIKFVLLLYLLTYVGVLTNGLTLVMTAVIAVFSIPLLYKKQQVRARRMVRTVKAFVKKIRNLCLSLHDSVRPSSAPEPAPKPAPAAAPAPKQKAKSK; this is encoded by the exons TTATGGACCTGGTGTACTGGCGGAACATGAGGAAGACTGGCGTGGTGTTCACGGGGCTGGTGATCAGTCTGGCCAGTCTGTTCCAGCTCAGTGTCATCACCGTGCTTGCCCACATCTGTCTGGGCGTCATGTGTGTCACATTCTCCCTCCGTCTCTACTATaaactgctggagctgctgcgcTGGAATCCCGGGGTCCACCCCTTCCA GTCGTATCTGGATCATGACAGCACTCTGACAGATAAGGAGACAGTGATGCTGGTAGAGGAGGTGGTGCTGTTGATCGCGTTTGCCATCACAAAGATCAAATGCCTGCTTTTCATCGACAGCATGATCGACTCCATTAAG tttgttCTGCTCCTGTATCTGCTGACCTATGTCGGCGTCCTAACCAACGGACTGACTCTGGTGATGACTG CTGTGATCGCTGTTTTCTCCATTCCTCTGTTGTACAAAAAACAGCAG GTGAGAGCAAGGAGGATGGTTAGAACGGTCAAAGCTTTCGTAAAGAAAATCAGAAACCT GTGCCTCAGTCTGCATGATTCAGTGAGACCCTCTTCTGCCCCTGAACCTGCCCCAAAACCTGCACCTGCAGCTGCACCTGCCCCCAAACAGAAAGCCAAGTCCAAGTAA
- the nectin3b gene encoding nectin-3-like protein, with the protein MLPSSHRSYLEQQGRVALFHLLCSITGVWCSQVVVPQRVNAVLGKNVTLECRVEVGTNLTLTQSCWERRLPSGSVTVAVYNPLLGISIPPEFIHRLYFRSPSSHDATIVLENVGFADVGIYTCKVATFPLGNTQASTTVNVLVEPKVYVSAGSTALIDGGNDTVVATCIAERARPPAEVSWESNLFGQSEVQLFDEVNGTTSTQVSYLWQPTRHVQGHTLTCVVRHPALQSDFRIPYQLNVQFAPDISVVGYDGDWYVGRENVQMTCKANANPPAHHFRWIRLDSEMPEGVEIMNSTLLFLRPLQRNDSGVYRCEVANDINLRSRDVRILIQDPPTMPSTITAPVLTGSASSTLVDDKGHVLLSSPTLEALPESNLGSIVGGAVGGALFLLLLLCLVGVCYLRKQQTFHGNYYTKQYLGPNDLQKAPTQHELHPTKAGSSSHHQDHDREEWGDRQLKHERDRRHRSNYNGEEYPSNGYTRAMRESSHHSHQQNHHREHTQYSSPRQARCARYPLSPKPQGNGSPYLSDDCYDSGPEGDYVSHTDGSVISRREWYV; encoded by the exons GTGTGTGGTGCAGTCAGGTGGTGGTGCCTCAGAGGGTGAATGCTGTGCTGGGAAAGAATGTGACATTAGAGTGCAGGGTGGAGGTGGGCACGAACCTTACTCTTACTCAGAGTTGCTGGGAGCGCCGTCTGCCTTCAGGCTCTGTCACAGTGGCCGTCTACAACCCACTGTTGGGCATCTCCATCCCTCCAGAGTTTATCCATCGCTTGTATTTTCGATCACCCTCCTCTCACGATGCCACCATCGTACTGGAAAATGTGGGCTTTGCTGACGTCGGGATCTATACTTGTAAGGTCGCTACATTTCCTCTGGGAAACACTCAAGCCTCCACTACTGTCAATGTACTCG TGGAGCCGAAGGTCTACGTGTCTGCAGGTTCAACTGCTCTGATCGATGGTGGCAATGACACTGTGGTGGCCACCTGTATTGCTGAGCGGGCCCGGCCCCCTGCTGAGGTGTCCTGGGAGTCCAACCTTTTTGGCCAGTCAGAAGTGCAGCTATTTGACGAAGTCAACGGCACGACCAGCACACAAGTGAGCTACCTCTGGCAGCCCACACGTCACGTCCAGGGCcacacactcacctgtgtgGTCCGCCACCCGGCTCTGCAGAGTGACTTCAGGATCCCCTACCAGCTCAATGTGCAGT TTGCTCCTGATATCTCAGTTGTGGGCTATGATGGAGACTGGTATGTGGGTCgggaaaatgttcaaatgacgTGCAAAGCCAACGCAAACCCACCAGCTCATCACTTCAGATGGATCAG ATTGGACAGTGAAATGCCAGAAGGGGTGGAAATAATGAACAGCACTTTGCTCTTCCTGCGTCCCCTCCAGCGGAATGACTCTGGAGTTTACAGGTGTGAGGTTGCCAATGACATCAACCTCCGCAGTCGGGATGTGCGCATTCTCATACAAG ATCCTCCCACCATGCCTTCCACCATTACTGCTCCTGTCCTAACTggctctgcctcctccaccttAGTGGATGATAAGGGGCATGTCCTTCTCAGCTCCCCCACACTTGAAGCCCTACCTGAGAGTAATCTTGGTTCCATAGTGGGTGGGGCTGTGGGCGGGGCCTTGTtcctgctactgctgctgtgtttggttGGCGTGTGTTACCTACGGAAACAGCAGACCTTCCACGGGAACTACTACACCAAGCAGTACTTGGGCCCCAATGACCTCCAGAAAGCCCCCACGCAGCACGAGCTCCACCCTACCAAAGCTGGCAGCAGCTCCCACCATCAGGACCACGATCGAGAGGAGTGGGGCGACCGCCAGCTCAAACATGAGCGTGACCGCCGTCACCGTAGCAACTACAACGGAGAGGAGTATCCCTCTAATGGCTACACTAGGGCAATGAGGGAGAGCAGTCACCACAGCCATCAGCAGAATCACCaccgtgaacacacacagtattctAGTCCACGACAGGCCAGATGTGCCAGATACCCTCTTTCCCCTAAACCACAGGGAAATGGCTCCCCCTACCTGTCAGATGACTGCTACGATAGCGGGCCCGAGGGTGACTATGTCTCTCACACAGATGGGTCTGTCATCTCACGTAGGGAGTGGTACGTTTGA